From Streptomyces griseorubiginosus, one genomic window encodes:
- a CDS encoding MFS transporter codes for MTTTAQADTGRTVTTDIPARLDRLPWSRWHWTIVIGLGTVWILDGLEVTVVGNIASRLSEPGSGLSITSGQVTGIAAALYVAGACVGALFWGRLTDKWGRKKLFMITLAVYLAATALTSISFDAWWFFLFRFLTGFGIGGEYAAINSAIDELIPAQYRGRVDLIINGSFWLGAVGGSLLSIVALNTDFFAKDVGWRLTFALGAVLAFVILLVRRHVPESPRWLLIHGRDEEAERIVSSIESRVESERGETLARPEGEITIRQRRSVTFVEIARTLFSDYRRRSVLGFSLFIGQAFLYNAITFGFGAILTTFFDVPTGDTGYYFAVIAVGNFCGPLLLGKLFDTVGRRVMISSTYLLSGVLLFGTAWLFDRGSLSAASLTACWCAVLFFASAGASSAYLTVSEVFPMETRAMSIAFFYALGTAAGGISGPLLFADLTSTGRVGDTVLAFQIGAALMCAAGLVAAFLAVRAERRSLEDVAKPLTATG; via the coding sequence GTGACCACCACCGCTCAAGCCGACACCGGTCGCACCGTGACGACCGACATCCCCGCCAGACTCGACCGGCTGCCCTGGTCCCGCTGGCACTGGACGATCGTCATCGGACTCGGCACCGTATGGATCCTCGACGGCCTCGAGGTCACGGTCGTCGGCAACATCGCGAGCCGGTTGTCGGAGCCGGGCAGTGGCCTGTCGATCACATCCGGGCAGGTCACCGGCATCGCGGCGGCGCTGTACGTGGCGGGAGCGTGCGTGGGGGCACTGTTCTGGGGGCGCCTGACCGACAAGTGGGGCCGCAAGAAGCTGTTCATGATCACGCTGGCGGTGTATCTGGCGGCCACCGCGCTGACGTCGATCTCCTTCGACGCCTGGTGGTTCTTCCTGTTCCGCTTCCTCACCGGGTTCGGGATCGGCGGGGAGTACGCGGCGATCAACTCCGCGATCGACGAGCTGATCCCGGCGCAGTACCGGGGCCGGGTCGACCTGATCATCAACGGCAGCTTCTGGCTGGGGGCGGTGGGCGGCTCGCTGCTGTCGATCGTCGCGCTGAACACGGACTTCTTCGCGAAGGACGTGGGGTGGCGGCTGACGTTCGCGCTGGGGGCGGTGCTGGCGTTCGTTATTTTGCTGGTGCGGCGGCATGTGCCGGAGAGTCCGCGGTGGTTGCTGATCCACGGGCGGGACGAGGAGGCGGAGCGGATTGTCTCCTCGATCGAATCGCGGGTGGAGTCGGAGCGGGGGGAGACGCTGGCGCGGCCCGAGGGTGAGATCACGATCCGTCAGCGGCGGAGTGTGACGTTCGTGGAGATCGCGCGCACGCTGTTCTCGGACTACCGGCGGCGGTCGGTGCTGGGGTTCTCGCTGTTCATCGGGCAGGCGTTCCTGTACAACGCGATCACGTTCGGGTTCGGGGCGATCCTGACCACGTTCTTCGACGTGCCGACCGGGGACACCGGGTACTACTTCGCGGTCATCGCGGTCGGTAACTTCTGCGGGCCGTTGCTGCTGGGGAAGCTGTTCGACACGGTGGGGCGGCGGGTGATGATCTCGTCGACGTATCTGCTGTCCGGGGTGCTGCTGTTCGGGACGGCGTGGCTGTTCGACCGGGGGTCGTTGAGCGCGGCTTCCTTGACGGCGTGCTGGTGTGCGGTGCTGTTCTTCGCGTCCGCGGGGGCGTCTAGTGCCTACCTCACGGTGTCGGAGGTGTTCCCGATGGAGACGCGGGCGATGTCGATCGCGTTCTTCTATGCGCTGGGTACGGCGGCGGGGGGTATCAGCGGGCCGCTGCTGTTCGCGGACCTGACGAGCACGGGTCGGGTGGGGGACACGGTGTTGGCGTTCCAGATCGGGGCGGCGTTGATGTGTGCGGCGGGGTTGGTGGCGGCGTTCTTGGCTGTGCGGGCGGAGAGGCGGTCACTGGAGGATGTGGCGAAGCCGTTGACTGCGACGGGGTGA